In the genome of Chryseobacterium arthrosphaerae, one region contains:
- a CDS encoding DUF4280 domain-containing protein has product MDILDKEGVAPKAQNQAPAPQAQPPGTPQDSEELRAANSKKMEEKRAENEKKDNVEAGLKVVIDTATLECVLCTNPKGTMKVNYDTPTIQDKKTATIKERGPKSLVFLGNCKKSPNAAAPCTTVMNVRDWKDVGTYLSQEQPVLLQKSTIPCTYGGVDITITDSGQVHQPESIDAVGAPVPESKEKINGNFYNYNGTFEGSVKGQKIGKETDVYACEGKSSEEDIYKSPRKLKIEHSEFQKVCNIIKHEGLSSEKEEYLYIAHTNYNEAKRVGKTMFELLNSSYSSVDAKDKVEMKTSEKDTISLYSRAGAIDALLRDVDEVKNDPTDNATQWDGEDFLAWGIDTDLKPDSKTKYGHNKFDEYDYIKISKSLYDSFVGKVTGRRGSTLAYNSIHDDKCDKGNHTHKTVKEKNKAVYAIPNADFAKEDYWTTGNFYYKNATKQSFGLEATRVAGYTIFWKKVKI; this is encoded by the coding sequence ATGGATATATTAGATAAAGAAGGCGTAGCACCGAAAGCACAGAACCAGGCTCCGGCCCCGCAAGCTCAGCCACCGGGTACTCCACAGGATAGTGAGGAGCTGAGAGCGGCCAACAGTAAGAAGATGGAAGAGAAACGTGCTGAAAATGAAAAAAAAGATAATGTAGAGGCCGGACTGAAAGTGGTGATAGATACCGCTACTCTGGAATGTGTATTGTGCACCAATCCCAAGGGAACCATGAAGGTGAATTATGATACACCTACCATCCAGGACAAGAAAACGGCTACCATAAAAGAGCGGGGCCCCAAGAGTCTTGTTTTTTTAGGGAACTGTAAAAAAAGTCCCAATGCAGCCGCCCCCTGTACCACCGTTATGAATGTAAGAGACTGGAAAGATGTAGGAACCTACCTGTCTCAGGAGCAGCCGGTGTTACTGCAGAAAAGTACCATCCCCTGCACCTATGGAGGCGTAGATATTACCATTACAGACAGCGGACAGGTCCATCAGCCGGAAAGTATAGATGCCGTGGGAGCCCCTGTACCGGAATCCAAAGAAAAGATCAACGGTAACTTTTATAATTATAATGGAACTTTTGAAGGTAGCGTAAAAGGACAGAAAATAGGAAAAGAAACAGACGTGTATGCCTGTGAAGGAAAAAGCTCAGAAGAAGATATTTACAAAAGCCCTAGAAAACTCAAGATTGAACACAGTGAGTTCCAGAAGGTATGTAATATTATTAAACATGAAGGTCTGTCATCCGAAAAAGAAGAGTATCTTTATATAGCACACACCAACTACAACGAAGCAAAAAGAGTTGGAAAAACAATGTTCGAATTATTAAATTCAAGCTACTCCAGTGTGGATGCCAAAGATAAAGTTGAAATGAAAACCTCTGAAAAAGATACCATTTCCCTGTATTCAAGAGCAGGTGCCATTGATGCTCTTCTGAGAGATGTGGATGAGGTGAAAAATGATCCTACCGATAACGCTACACAATGGGATGGGGAGGACTTCCTCGCCTGGGGAATAGATACGGATTTAAAGCCAGACAGTAAAACAAAATACGGTCATAATAAATTTGATGAATATGACTATATTAAAATCAGTAAAAGCCTGTACGATTCTTTTGTTGGTAAAGTAACAGGAAGAAGGGGTTCTACTCTGGCATACAACTCAATTCATGATGATAAGTGTGATAAAGGGAATCATACCCACAAAACCGTAAAAGAAAAAAATAAAGCAGTGTATGCTATTCCGAATGCAGATTTTGCAAAAGAAGATTATTGGACGACAGGGAATTTTTACTACAAGAATGCCACGAAGCAGTCTTTTGGCTTAGAAGCAACCCGTGTTGCCGGATATACGATATTTTGGAAAAAAGTAAAAATTTAA
- a CDS encoding AAA family ATPase: MNKELNKTDNISKYLIDLVTAGITGDTRKVEVISLSLARSIRKSDPDVSSSIQNILALNSSAGSSAVRSHGNIPIPTDNDTHLEMARIIKPHSDGGVLPVFNEKINMWINDILEERNNLNTLLAFDISPSTNLLLIGQPGTGKTMLAHYIASKLNKNLVIMDLSSSISNLMGKTGHNIKKVLNYAKDTGAVLLLDEFDAIAKKRDDQTDLGEIKRVVNVLLMELEDWPISSMLIATSNHPELLDRAIWRRFDHVIEVPLPSTEEIIKILNQNLIQFLNDDLNNISILQLLAGLLDGKSAADICKFTNNVKRRVALKDEELIIASLNELESYSADKKVRGKFCILAKEMLGKKITVRKLSEITGLSTAGVQHHISKIK; encoded by the coding sequence ATGAATAAAGAACTAAACAAAACTGATAATATATCTAAATATTTAATAGATCTTGTAACTGCAGGGATTACTGGTGATACTAGAAAAGTTGAAGTGATTTCTCTTAGTTTAGCAAGGTCTATTAGAAAATCAGATCCTGATGTTTCGTCTTCAATACAAAACATACTTGCTCTAAATTCTTCTGCAGGAAGCAGTGCAGTAAGAAGTCATGGTAATATACCTATTCCTACTGATAATGATACACATTTAGAAATGGCTCGCATTATTAAGCCTCATTCGGATGGAGGAGTGCTTCCTGTTTTTAATGAGAAAATAAATATGTGGATTAATGATATCTTGGAAGAAAGAAACAACTTGAATACATTGTTAGCTTTTGATATAAGTCCTTCTACTAATTTATTGTTAATAGGACAACCTGGAACGGGTAAAACAATGCTTGCTCATTATATTGCATCTAAGCTTAATAAAAATTTAGTTATAATGGATCTTTCATCAAGTATTTCTAATTTAATGGGAAAAACAGGTCATAACATAAAAAAGGTTCTTAATTATGCAAAAGATACAGGAGCTGTATTGCTATTAGATGAGTTTGACGCAATTGCTAAGAAAAGAGATGACCAAACAGACCTTGGTGAAATAAAAAGAGTTGTAAATGTTCTTCTAATGGAGTTGGAGGATTGGCCGATTTCTTCAATGTTGATTGCAACAAGCAATCACCCTGAATTGCTAGATAGGGCGATATGGAGAAGATTTGATCATGTAATAGAGGTTCCTTTACCATCAACAGAGGAAATAATCAAAATATTAAATCAAAACCTCATTCAATTTTTAAATGATGATTTAAACAATATTTCCATTTTGCAGTTGCTTGCAGGGTTGCTTGATGGGAAAAGCGCAGCTGATATATGTAAATTTACAAATAATGTTAAACGCCGTGTTGCCTTAAAAGACGAAGAGTTGATTATAGCATCACTTAATGAACTTGAGTCATATTCGGCAGATAAAAAAGTTCGAGGAAAATTTTGCATTCTTGCCAAAGAAATGTTAGGAAAAAAAATCACTGTAAGAAAACTTTCAGAAATAACCGGCCTAAGTACGGCGGGTGTACAGCATCATATCTCTAAAATAAAATAA
- a CDS encoding PepSY-associated TM helix domain-containing protein, whose product MMNTDNKAKVSRKKGKSHFSRIVAWLHLWPSIVAGIILVVVSLSGTIIVYCDEIMDWSAGEARFVNVPEDQKRVSAEVLKANFNKANPGYDISEFVFFKDPERSIRIRAFNPEGPKLAMVYADPYSGKILKKDESLQFFFVMAHFHASFLAGKTGGWIVALATIVFVISTITGLILWWPKKWNKTTRQASFTIKWKARFKRFNYDLHNVYGFYSLIVCFMLGMTGLIIFFEPLMETTVKMTNGTTEHMMDTLPKLDSARTPLDIVPLARKVLAQSGDQQVSIWNFERKKLGAYILTSGKVGLKSIEHASVHVYDSYTGREITVAQQYLQHEKTENIVWQLHMGQWWGQFGKLSTFLAGIIATSLPITGFLIWWGRRNKSSGKKKEVKNKHRQRASAHHGHAV is encoded by the coding sequence ATGATGAATACAGATAATAAAGCAAAAGTATCCCGGAAAAAAGGAAAATCACATTTCAGCAGGATTGTCGCATGGCTGCACCTTTGGCCAAGTATAGTGGCAGGAATCATTTTAGTGGTGGTTTCACTTTCGGGAACCATTATCGTTTACTGTGATGAGATTATGGACTGGAGTGCGGGAGAAGCCAGATTCGTAAATGTTCCTGAAGATCAGAAAAGAGTCTCTGCAGAGGTATTGAAAGCGAACTTCAATAAGGCCAATCCGGGTTATGATATTTCAGAGTTTGTCTTCTTTAAAGACCCGGAAAGAAGCATCCGTATAAGGGCTTTCAACCCTGAAGGTCCGAAGCTGGCCATGGTATATGCAGATCCTTACTCAGGGAAAATCCTTAAAAAAGATGAATCATTACAGTTCTTCTTTGTCATGGCCCATTTTCATGCTTCATTTCTTGCAGGCAAAACAGGAGGCTGGATCGTGGCACTTGCGACGATTGTCTTTGTGATCAGTACCATTACCGGGCTTATTCTCTGGTGGCCTAAAAAATGGAACAAAACTACCAGGCAGGCAAGCTTCACGATCAAATGGAAGGCCCGTTTCAAAAGATTTAATTATGACCTTCACAATGTTTATGGCTTTTATTCACTTATTGTATGCTTCATGCTGGGGATGACAGGACTCATTATCTTTTTTGAACCCCTGATGGAAACTACAGTGAAAATGACAAACGGAACTACGGAACATATGATGGATACCCTTCCTAAGCTGGATTCTGCGAGAACTCCCCTGGATATCGTTCCGTTGGCCCGTAAAGTTCTTGCTCAAAGTGGAGATCAACAAGTCAGCATCTGGAATTTTGAAAGAAAAAAGCTGGGAGCCTATATTTTAACTTCGGGAAAAGTAGGACTCAAAAGTATTGAGCATGCCTCTGTACATGTGTATGACAGCTATACAGGCCGGGAGATTACGGTTGCTCAACAATATCTGCAACATGAAAAGACAGAAAATATAGTCTGGCAGCTGCATATGGGACAATGGTGGGGACAGTTTGGGAAGCTCTCAACCTTTCTGGCAGGGATTATTGCCACTTCATTACCCATCACAGGATTTCTGATCTGGTGGGGCAGAAGAAACAAATCTTCCGGAAAGAAAAAAGAAGTTAAAAACAAACACAGACAAAGAGCGTCGGCACATCACGGGCACGCAGTCTGA
- the tssD gene encoding type VI secretion system tube protein TssD produces MAERNSRGILKFNNGEGQKLLKLNYSVSRATDVSGRVASDPSNALIKITVEATDKSDILESLLNGKYKPTVGEVVFNKSHEEGTMTTLKWKNGYVVQHEVDFNAIDDNSMYISFVVSAEEIDLGNSAYFGAWPS; encoded by the coding sequence ATGGCAGAAAGAAATTCAAGAGGAATTTTAAAATTCAACAACGGTGAAGGGCAAAAGTTATTAAAACTTAATTATAGTGTATCAAGAGCTACAGATGTTTCAGGACGTGTAGCATCTGATCCCTCCAATGCATTAATCAAGATTACAGTAGAAGCTACAGATAAATCTGACATTCTTGAAAGCTTATTGAACGGAAAATACAAGCCGACAGTAGGGGAAGTGGTCTTCAACAAATCTCACGAAGAAGGTACAATGACAACTTTAAAGTGGAAAAACGGTTACGTAGTGCAGCACGAAGTAGATTTCAACGCAATAGATGACAACAGTATGTACATCAGTTTTGTAGTAAGTGCTGAAGAAATTGACCTTGGAAATTCTGCTTATTTCGGAGCATGGCCTTCTTAG
- a CDS encoding type VI secretion system Vgr family protein, with protein MNKNISNSEKISENHIPGINRVVKLDIVIEGKMIKHFKHFRLQQSVKKHHEFELTLAHDTLGGAQNHDLEEAQQFLGKRLTVVFKYKDVEGSPERTFVGVITKVGFSQENHSLGNIVLKGQSPTILLDGAPHTQSFGGEKPVNMGIIATDVIRQGIENSKFDVSINAKASSQILYSAQYNETHYNYLCRMAEAYGEQFYYDGEVLHFGNMPPQNKALELIYGSNVSDVNVELKAVHIKPHFYGYNSSSNAKLTSGDTPIKHVSNLAQTAYKNNDGIFKTPSLQVAPIKAATDMDVVISQTSTAGSKAVEVFTVSGGTTIPFLYPGCVADINMRKTDTNKTSYFTKLMMTEVLHEVDALGRYSGRFEAIASDTGYIPTPDFTVPIAQPQIATVISNTDPLNQGRITVKFDWQLHDTTNFIRMMAPDAGGTGQVAQNRGYVAIPEVGDQVMVGFVHNHPDRPFVMGGMFHGGTALGGGINNHMRSIQTKSGIKVLMNDDEKSVTILDPSGNTYFMDGAGNITVTAPKNMTFNAGENLTINVGKDMKTSVGNDNAVTIINNHKFTSKNYKQTINENKTINVTGDLKETTSTTTHKAKNGDILLQSSGVAKMLGKIDAKVNKG; from the coding sequence ATGAATAAAAATATCTCGAATTCCGAAAAGATTTCGGAGAATCATATTCCTGGAATCAACCGTGTGGTGAAGCTGGATATTGTGATTGAAGGCAAAATGATAAAGCACTTCAAACATTTCCGTTTGCAGCAAAGCGTAAAAAAACATCATGAATTTGAACTGACTCTGGCCCACGATACTTTAGGAGGGGCACAAAATCATGACCTGGAGGAAGCTCAACAGTTTCTAGGAAAACGTCTGACGGTAGTATTTAAATATAAAGATGTAGAGGGAAGCCCGGAAAGAACATTTGTGGGAGTCATTACAAAAGTAGGGTTCAGCCAGGAAAATCATAGTCTTGGAAATATCGTTTTAAAAGGACAAAGTCCTACAATCTTACTGGACGGAGCTCCTCATACCCAAAGTTTTGGCGGAGAAAAACCCGTTAATATGGGAATCATTGCCACGGACGTGATCAGACAGGGTATAGAAAACAGTAAATTTGATGTCAGCATAAACGCGAAGGCATCTTCACAGATCCTTTACAGTGCCCAGTATAACGAAACACATTACAATTATCTCTGCAGAATGGCAGAAGCTTACGGAGAACAGTTCTATTATGACGGTGAAGTTCTGCATTTCGGAAATATGCCTCCGCAGAATAAAGCCCTGGAGCTGATCTATGGAAGCAATGTCTCCGATGTGAATGTTGAACTGAAAGCAGTACACATCAAGCCCCATTTCTATGGCTACAACAGCAGTTCCAATGCTAAGCTTACTTCGGGCGATACCCCTATAAAACACGTGAGTAACCTGGCACAAACTGCATATAAGAATAACGACGGGATATTTAAAACCCCTTCCTTACAGGTAGCACCTATCAAAGCGGCAACTGATATGGATGTCGTGATTTCCCAAACCAGTACGGCAGGAAGTAAGGCTGTAGAAGTTTTTACTGTTTCCGGAGGAACTACGATTCCGTTTTTATATCCGGGATGCGTTGCAGATATCAATATGCGGAAAACAGATACCAATAAAACCTCCTATTTTACCAAACTCATGATGACGGAAGTGCTTCATGAAGTAGATGCTTTGGGACGTTATTCCGGAAGGTTTGAAGCCATTGCTTCTGATACGGGATATATTCCAACACCGGATTTTACGGTTCCTATTGCACAGCCGCAGATCGCTACCGTGATTTCCAATACAGACCCGTTGAATCAGGGAAGAATTACCGTAAAATTTGACTGGCAGTTGCATGATACCACCAATTTTATACGGATGATGGCCCCTGACGCAGGAGGAACAGGTCAGGTTGCCCAGAACAGAGGGTATGTGGCCATTCCCGAAGTAGGAGATCAGGTGATGGTGGGTTTTGTCCATAACCACCCGGATCGCCCTTTCGTAATGGGAGGAATGTTCCATGGCGGAACAGCTCTGGGGGGTGGGATCAACAATCATATGCGATCTATCCAGACCAAAAGCGGAATCAAAGTACTGATGAATGATGATGAGAAAAGCGTAACGATTCTTGACCCGAGCGGAAATACCTATTTTATGGACGGAGCAGGAAATATTACAGTAACTGCACCAAAGAATATGACCTTTAATGCAGGAGAAAACCTTACCATCAATGTTGGTAAAGATATGAAGACAAGCGTTGGGAATGATAATGCTGTTACTATCATTAACAATCATAAATTTACTTCCAAAAATTATAAGCAGACCATTAATGAAAATAAAACCATCAATGTAACGGGTGATTTAAAAGAAACAACTTCCACAACCACTCACAAAGCAAAGAATGGCGACATTTTGTTACAAAGCTCAGGAGTGGCTAAAATGTTAGGGAAAATAGATGCCAAAGTGAATAAAGGATAA
- a CDS encoding T9SS type A sorting domain-containing protein encodes MAQLSIYPNPINNGEYLYLNKKVNEVLIYNSEGKLIKKSNLRSNSILIDNLLKGMYFLKTENTIHKFIVN; translated from the coding sequence ATGGCTCAGCTTTCAATTTATCCTAATCCAATTAACAATGGTGAATATCTGTATCTTAATAAAAAGGTAAATGAAGTTCTTATTTATAATAGTGAAGGGAAACTGATTAAGAAATCAAACTTAAGAAGCAATTCAATATTAATAGATAATCTACTGAAGGGTATGTATTTTCTTAAAACAGAAAATACGATCCATAAATTTATAGTTAATTAA
- a CDS encoding phospholipase effector Tle1 domain-containing protein — translation MGKTFVYNTGNPKTPLDELYLEFGVFFDGTLNNLKNSELRMEYRDGKNKMNSTDTDDQIREKEKAIKETRILQEKEYERLKKKKMLDDNSEYHQYLKSSHQGWLDKKGVDNSFSNDYTNVARMYKCCQQATYGVYVEGIGTLDNNRDVDDGFQYGSGKTGVRGKVRKGCEMTADRIKKLIAETNGKVKLMKITIDTFGFSRGAAAARNFAYEINGNKRPKDVEIKKTRKIIGYTQVNSPYGPAAIPEYGDIWIDKDNIEVDPKYIKDGKLPKFGFLGYYLLSKKVLSEQQLEDLDLDVRFIGVYDTVSSYEEFGDMGGLRRIGWEGMKHSALGPKYNFGDDVEQLQLKNPGPYFKAVHFTAANEHRENFSLTKFPGSIEKEFPGVHCDIGGAYENGTEKVDEIETSNHKPVWFLNKRRQQLIDEYWFDDDQIEINNSFLNVLTLGGVYRKITGTRFLRKEYSYIPLHFMEEHGENLYNHQLMTKTETAFSIEHDQYLPHAKDLLHGYVFENDGKWDFKTDEQVEKEKQEKALQRLLHPEPAQEPGPEESPEEKLDENGNKMKTTTLEEVTVTAYHPQTLLRIIRKQYLHWSANRDWMGMDPNNDYQRRIY, via the coding sequence ATGGGAAAAACTTTTGTATACAACACGGGCAATCCTAAAACTCCTCTGGATGAGCTGTATCTGGAATTCGGAGTATTCTTTGATGGTACTCTGAATAATCTGAAAAACAGCGAACTGAGGATGGAGTACAGGGATGGAAAGAATAAAATGAACAGTACTGATACAGATGATCAGATCAGGGAAAAAGAAAAGGCAATTAAAGAGACAAGAATCCTACAGGAAAAAGAATATGAAAGACTGAAAAAGAAAAAGATGCTGGATGATAATTCTGAATACCATCAGTATCTTAAATCTAGCCATCAGGGATGGTTGGATAAAAAAGGAGTTGACAATAGTTTTAGTAACGATTATACCAATGTTGCCAGAATGTATAAATGTTGTCAACAGGCAACGTATGGAGTTTATGTAGAAGGGATCGGAACACTGGATAATAACAGAGATGTAGATGATGGGTTTCAATATGGGTCCGGTAAAACCGGAGTGCGGGGGAAAGTGAGGAAAGGATGTGAAATGACCGCTGACCGCATTAAAAAACTTATTGCTGAGACCAATGGTAAAGTAAAATTAATGAAAATTACCATTGATACTTTTGGGTTTAGTCGTGGAGCTGCTGCGGCAAGAAATTTTGCTTACGAAATCAATGGAAATAAAAGACCCAAAGATGTTGAGATCAAAAAAACGAGAAAGATAATAGGATATACACAGGTTAATTCTCCTTATGGTCCGGCAGCGATTCCTGAATATGGAGATATCTGGATAGATAAAGATAATATAGAAGTAGATCCGAAATATATCAAAGATGGTAAGCTTCCGAAATTTGGTTTTCTGGGATATTATCTTTTAAGTAAAAAAGTTTTATCTGAGCAGCAACTTGAAGACTTAGATCTTGATGTTCGTTTTATCGGGGTGTATGATACGGTATCTTCCTATGAGGAATTTGGTGATATGGGAGGGCTCAGACGTATAGGATGGGAAGGGATGAAGCATTCTGCTTTAGGACCTAAATACAATTTCGGAGATGATGTAGAGCAGTTACAGCTCAAAAATCCGGGACCTTACTTTAAGGCGGTTCATTTTACAGCAGCCAATGAGCACCGGGAAAATTTTTCATTAACGAAATTTCCGGGAAGTATTGAAAAAGAATTTCCAGGAGTACACTGCGATATTGGCGGTGCTTATGAGAACGGAACAGAGAAAGTGGATGAAATAGAAACTTCCAATCACAAACCCGTATGGTTCCTCAATAAACGCAGACAACAGCTGATTGATGAATATTGGTTTGATGATGATCAGATCGAAATCAATAACAGCTTCCTGAATGTCCTTACCCTGGGAGGGGTGTACCGTAAAATAACCGGAACCCGGTTTCTAAGGAAAGAATACAGCTATATCCCTCTGCATTTTATGGAAGAGCATGGTGAAAATCTGTACAATCATCAGTTAATGACGAAAACAGAGACTGCTTTTTCCATAGAACATGATCAATATCTGCCTCATGCAAAAGACCTTTTACATGGTTATGTATTTGAGAATGATGGTAAATGGGACTTCAAAACAGATGAACAGGTTGAAAAAGAAAAACAGGAGAAAGCATTACAAAGACTGTTGCATCCCGAACCCGCACAGGAACCTGGTCCGGAAGAATCTCCTGAAGAAAAGCTGGATGAAAACGGAAATAAAATGAAAACGACAACATTGGAAGAGGTGACGGTTACCGCTTATCATCCGCAAACATTATTACGGATTATACGTAAGCAATACCTTCACTGGTCGGCCAACAGAGACTGGATGGGAATGGATCCCAACAATGATTATCAAAGAAGAATATATTAA
- a CDS encoding alpha/beta hydrolase, with translation MRTGLLFILSFAAGLIANAQTAQPETISIGTKIPMKSEFLHEERSVWVSLPEGYNQYTKTAYPVIYVLDAENNFNYLTSVYHYLSKEPFGILPQAILVAIANTSRTRDLTPTKATKEMDFAGKKQTMFTESGGNETFMKFITGELYPYIEKNYRSNGYKVLVGHSFGGLTAVNNLLSEPFFNAYIANDPSLWWDHELMVRKAEKTTADFKNIKFFLAQANNAEARNVKDDEHEIAIGKFKTLLEKQQLKNLQWNYGFYQNDDHGTVPLPGNNDGLRFIFKSSKWNFREALKNPALITQHYQDISKDLNHSFKPTELFFSKVINIAKERGTPDAVKELEKLQKQFYP, from the coding sequence ATGAGAACCGGACTATTATTTATATTATCTTTTGCTGCAGGTCTTATAGCTAATGCACAGACTGCACAACCAGAAACCATCAGCATCGGAACAAAAATTCCAATGAAATCGGAGTTCCTTCATGAAGAGCGTTCCGTTTGGGTATCTCTGCCTGAGGGATATAATCAGTATACCAAAACGGCTTATCCGGTGATTTATGTCCTGGATGCCGAGAATAATTTCAATTATCTTACTTCAGTATACCATTACTTAAGCAAAGAACCGTTTGGAATATTGCCTCAGGCTATTCTTGTTGCCATAGCGAATACCAGCAGAACGAGAGATCTGACGCCCACAAAAGCCACTAAGGAAATGGATTTTGCGGGTAAAAAGCAGACAATGTTTACAGAAAGCGGAGGAAATGAAACGTTCATGAAATTTATTACCGGTGAGCTGTACCCGTACATCGAGAAGAACTATCGTTCAAATGGTTATAAAGTTCTGGTGGGACATTCTTTCGGAGGCCTTACTGCCGTAAATAACCTTCTGTCAGAGCCGTTTTTTAATGCTTATATTGCCAATGATCCAAGCCTTTGGTGGGATCATGAGCTGATGGTTAGAAAAGCGGAAAAAACAACTGCAGATTTTAAAAATATTAAATTTTTCCTGGCCCAGGCAAATAATGCCGAAGCAAGAAACGTCAAAGATGATGAGCATGAAATTGCAATAGGAAAGTTTAAGACCCTGCTCGAGAAACAGCAGCTGAAAAATCTGCAATGGAACTATGGTTTCTATCAGAATGATGATCACGGGACCGTGCCACTGCCCGGTAATAATGACGGATTGCGTTTCATATTTAAATCCAGTAAATGGAATTTCAGAGAGGCATTAAAGAATCCTGCACTGATTACACAGCATTATCAGGACATTTCGAAAGATCTGAACCATTCCTTTAAGCCTACAGAATTATTTTTCAGTAAAGTAATCAATATAGCCAAAGAAAGAGGAACTCCTGATGCTGTAAAAGAACTGGAGAAACTTCAGAAACAATTCTATCCCTGA
- a CDS encoding DUF2931 family protein gives MSCQEKKAPKKTETMTKYEWTEGTSAPLGYPMEVYKGGIECEGGEWVSLGFGVVPGNGAWGSINHGMGNGFKSLPSRLDFVWISYMENQFYMIDTPIDTAKIKEYFSKGYETKVTNGSGEIEHLNYDEIGVGMAPGGVVVVWIAGVGIQKEIGRYQAKKVTIPESEIAQLDSHQNRFWRKDYLDDVLNNGKVIPAEVREKNKGKAIPLGLWDTYRTRYSWKPVFELPENAKLNSLVNVKISTMNGEKEQFDTAKNILAVNEQRAIPVRIIFDYIGADHKMYGAHCDLNENSGLEAFKAVFGDDPDSTKADIIVKVNEANSYFTIKLRGENGKEAFIKTDKVEVF, from the coding sequence ATGTCGTGTCAGGAAAAAAAAGCTCCTAAAAAAACTGAAACTATGACAAAATATGAATGGACTGAAGGAACTTCTGCTCCTCTGGGATATCCGATGGAAGTATATAAAGGAGGGATAGAATGTGAAGGGGGCGAATGGGTAAGTTTAGGCTTTGGGGTGGTACCTGGAAATGGTGCCTGGGGCTCCATCAACCATGGGATGGGAAATGGTTTTAAAAGTCTTCCTTCCCGACTGGATTTTGTATGGATATCTTATATGGAAAACCAGTTTTACATGATTGATACTCCCATCGATACTGCTAAAATTAAAGAATACTTCAGTAAAGGATATGAAACAAAAGTGACAAACGGAAGTGGTGAGATCGAGCATTTAAATTACGATGAAATTGGCGTTGGGATGGCTCCCGGAGGTGTAGTGGTAGTTTGGATAGCCGGCGTCGGAATTCAGAAGGAAATAGGACGTTACCAGGCTAAAAAAGTAACAATTCCTGAATCGGAAATTGCCCAGTTGGATAGTCATCAGAACCGTTTCTGGAGGAAAGATTATCTGGATGATGTATTGAATAATGGTAAGGTTATCCCTGCAGAGGTAAGAGAAAAAAATAAAGGAAAAGCTATTCCATTGGGATTATGGGATACCTATAGAACCCGATACAGCTGGAAACCAGTTTTCGAGCTGCCGGAAAATGCCAAACTCAATTCATTAGTTAATGTTAAAATATCTACAATGAATGGAGAGAAAGAACAGTTTGACACGGCAAAAAACATATTGGCTGTAAACGAACAAAGAGCCATCCCGGTAAGGATTATTTTTGACTATATAGGAGCGGATCATAAAATGTACGGTGCTCACTGTGACCTGAATGAAAACTCAGGTTTGGAAGCTTTTAAAGCAGTGTTTGGTGATGATCCTGATTCAACTAAGGCAGACATTATCGTTAAGGTTAATGAGGCTAACAGCTATTTCACAATAAAGCTAAGAGGTGAAAATGGTAAAGAAGCCTTCATAAAGACTGATAAAGTAGAGGTTTTCTAA